In one window of Halomarina pelagica DNA:
- a CDS encoding phosphate signaling complex PhoU family protein, producing the protein METRKVQRLGPSTLAMTLPAEWAKQYNVEKGDEVSIRIGGKGMLTVMPESVQREESEAIIHAGSLDADAVERAIIAQYVLGRRVIHVEAPDGETLDSAHINAVYNAETQLMGLGVIEETPDRIAIRCSVDPEDFTLDNLLERLEATGQTMRNEAIRALAHGNPDLAQRALNRERQANKIFVLLLRLIFTAFQNPNLTNALGLDDGFALIGYRSIAKNLELTADNAEDIAEIALNAEGHELKVDQPTMRKIREFTDQVNEITEKGVICAVERDYDTAIEVRRLFAEIRDREKEILSELPEMPNEDLLEVREVLVSLQQTAQYAVRNAEIATNLALNAESEHTTIR; encoded by the coding sequence ATGGAAACGCGGAAGGTCCAGCGGCTGGGTCCCTCGACGCTGGCGATGACGCTACCGGCGGAGTGGGCGAAGCAGTACAACGTGGAGAAGGGCGACGAGGTCTCGATCCGCATCGGCGGCAAGGGGATGCTCACGGTGATGCCCGAGTCCGTCCAGCGCGAGGAGAGCGAGGCGATCATCCACGCGGGGAGCCTCGACGCCGACGCCGTCGAGCGGGCCATCATCGCCCAGTACGTCCTCGGGCGGCGGGTCATCCACGTGGAGGCCCCGGATGGCGAGACGCTCGACAGCGCGCACATCAACGCGGTCTACAACGCCGAGACGCAACTGATGGGCCTCGGCGTCATCGAGGAGACGCCCGACCGCATCGCCATCCGGTGCTCGGTCGACCCGGAGGACTTCACGCTCGACAACCTGCTCGAACGTCTCGAAGCGACGGGCCAGACGATGCGCAACGAGGCGATCCGCGCGCTCGCCCACGGCAACCCCGACCTCGCCCAGCGCGCGCTCAACCGCGAGCGGCAGGCGAACAAGATCTTCGTCCTCCTGCTTCGCCTCATCTTCACCGCCTTCCAGAACCCGAACCTGACGAACGCCCTGGGGCTCGACGACGGCTTCGCGCTCATCGGCTACCGCTCGATCGCCAAGAACCTCGAACTCACCGCCGACAACGCGGAGGACATCGCCGAGATCGCGCTCAACGCCGAGGGCCACGAGCTGAAAGTCGACCAGCCGACGATGCGGAAGATCCGCGAGTTCACCGACCAGGTGAACGAGATCACCGAGAAGGGCGTGATCTGCGCGGTCGAACGCGACTACGACACGGCGATCGAGGTGCGCCGCCTGTTCGCCGAGATCAGAGACCGCGAGAAGGAGATCCTGAGCGAACTGCCCGAGATGCCGAACGAGGACCTGCTCGAGGTGCGCGAGGTGCTCGTCAGCCTCCAGCAGACCGCCCAGTACGCCGTCCGCAACGCCGAGATCGCCACGAACCTCGCGCTCAACGCCGAGAGCGAGCACACGACGATCCGGTAG
- a CDS encoding LEA type 2 family protein — protein MVRELFASRLRVVAAVALVLAASVGGALVTGVVGAPSVTGVENRFGAVNESRTVVHTDLHVRNPNPIGVRLGGTTVNYTVAMNGVVLASGEKDGVHVESGNATLSFVTSMDNRRIPDWWVTHVRNGETTRVRVDARVHSSLLGRTFAVPQERTVETDVIGQFRSTEDRPVRADSPLAPDPVLIVRETDARWGAVTDERTPIETQFVVYNPNASPYVLTEIGYEVTMNDVPVGSGASERSHVIEPGTEEAIDATTAIRNARLDEWWVSHLERNQVTDLRIDFYATLELPSGATIRLPLDSLTYEKTIETDVFGTKDAADGAEANASAEGGVNRTTAGGSDAGEGDGDSSAATPSESNGSASSAPTDEPDDGSSPTDDGTDGGDGDDGGLLSALSPARAGN, from the coding sequence ATGGTACGCGAACTGTTCGCGTCGCGGCTTCGCGTCGTCGCGGCGGTCGCGCTCGTGCTCGCCGCGAGCGTGGGCGGGGCGCTGGTCACCGGCGTCGTCGGCGCACCGTCCGTCACTGGCGTCGAGAATCGCTTCGGCGCGGTCAACGAGTCGCGGACGGTCGTTCACACCGACCTGCACGTCCGGAACCCGAACCCGATCGGCGTCCGACTCGGCGGGACGACGGTGAACTACACGGTGGCGATGAACGGGGTCGTCCTGGCGAGCGGCGAGAAGGATGGCGTCCACGTCGAGTCCGGGAACGCGACCCTCTCGTTCGTCACGTCGATGGACAACCGGCGGATTCCGGACTGGTGGGTGACGCACGTCCGGAACGGCGAGACGACGCGCGTCCGCGTCGACGCGCGGGTGCACTCCTCGCTCCTCGGGCGGACGTTCGCCGTCCCGCAGGAGCGCACGGTGGAGACCGACGTGATCGGCCAGTTCCGCTCGACGGAGGACCGGCCGGTTCGCGCCGACTCCCCGCTCGCGCCCGATCCGGTGCTGATCGTCCGCGAGACGGACGCGCGGTGGGGCGCGGTGACCGACGAGCGGACGCCGATCGAGACGCAGTTCGTCGTCTACAACCCCAACGCCTCGCCCTACGTGCTCACCGAGATCGGATACGAGGTGACGATGAACGACGTCCCCGTGGGGAGCGGGGCGAGCGAACGCTCGCACGTGATCGAGCCGGGAACCGAGGAGGCGATCGACGCGACGACGGCCATCCGGAACGCCCGCCTCGACGAGTGGTGGGTCTCGCACCTCGAACGGAACCAGGTGACCGACCTCCGCATCGACTTCTACGCGACTCTCGAACTGCCCTCCGGCGCGACGATCCGTCTCCCGCTCGATAGCCTGACGTACGAGAAGACGATCGAGACGGACGTCTTCGGGACGAAGGACGCCGCCGACGGGGCCGAAGCGAACGCCTCGGCGGAGGGCGGCGTGAACCGAACGACCGCAGGGGGATCAGACGCCGGCGAGGGGGACGGGGACTCGTCCGCCGCGACCCCCTCGGAATCGAACGGGAGCGCGTCGTCCGCGCCCACCGACGAACCGGACGACGGCTCCTCGCCGACGGACGACGGTACTGACGGTGGCGACGGCGACGACGGCGGCCTCCTCTCGGCGCTCTCCCCCGCACGCGCCGGAAACTGA
- a CDS encoding glycosyltransferase yields MRPDVAVFTDTYLPTVNGVTYTIETWSDRWRRRGGRMDVVYPRSDHAPRTGEYPVFSLPFPFYDGFHVGLPRIPSAVRDVDLVHSHTPFGVGLAGYRLSRRRDLPFVVSFHTPTSEYADYLFDSHLARVVSRAANDYETAYLNRADHVVTPSQSARARLIERGVSAPVTVVPNGIDVERFAPADGDAFRAKYDLPDGPLLGYTGRHGQEKRLQDVIAAAEGLDIPVVFGGDGPARPMLESRAAESDADVRFLGFLDRDELPGFYSALDVFVFPSPVETQGLVALEANVCGTPVVGVDEGALADTIEEGSTGYHYQPGDVDGFRRAIRRTLDERDRLRASCLATRERVSVEHAVNILETVYSIVLEQY; encoded by the coding sequence ATGCGACCGGACGTGGCCGTCTTCACCGACACGTACCTCCCGACGGTGAACGGCGTGACCTACACCATCGAGACGTGGAGCGACCGCTGGCGTCGCCGCGGGGGGCGGATGGACGTGGTCTACCCGAGGAGCGACCACGCGCCGAGGACCGGCGAGTACCCCGTCTTCAGCCTCCCCTTTCCCTTCTACGACGGCTTCCACGTGGGCCTCCCTCGGATCCCGAGCGCGGTGCGCGACGTGGACCTCGTTCACTCGCACACCCCCTTCGGGGTCGGACTGGCCGGGTATCGCCTCTCGCGGCGGCGCGACCTCCCGTTCGTCGTCTCCTTTCACACGCCCACCTCCGAGTACGCCGACTACCTCTTCGACAGTCACCTCGCGAGGGTCGTCTCGCGCGCCGCCAACGACTACGAGACCGCCTACCTCAACCGCGCGGACCACGTCGTCACGCCGAGCCAGAGCGCCCGGGCGAGGCTGATCGAGCGCGGCGTCTCCGCCCCCGTCACCGTCGTCCCGAACGGCATCGACGTCGAGCGGTTCGCCCCCGCAGACGGCGACGCCTTCCGCGCGAAGTACGACCTCCCCGACGGCCCGCTCCTCGGCTACACGGGCCGCCACGGCCAGGAGAAGCGCCTGCAGGACGTGATCGCCGCCGCCGAGGGCCTCGACATCCCGGTCGTCTTCGGCGGCGACGGCCCCGCGCGGCCGATGCTCGAATCGCGCGCGGCCGAGTCGGACGCCGACGTGCGTTTCCTCGGCTTCCTCGACCGCGACGAACTCCCCGGCTTCTACTCCGCGCTCGACGTGTTCGTCTTCCCCAGCCCGGTCGAGACGCAGGGGCTGGTCGCGCTGGAGGCCAACGTCTGCGGAACGCCCGTCGTCGGGGTGGACGAGGGAGCGCTCGCCGATACCATCGAGGAGGGTTCGACCGGATACCACTACCAGCCCGGGGACGTCGACGGCTTCCGGCGCGCCATCCGACGGACGCTCGACGAACGCGACCGACTCCGCGCCTCCTGTCTCGCCACTCGCGAGCGCGTGAGCGTGGAGCACGCCGTGAACATTCTCGAAACGGTGTACTCTATCGTGTTGGAACAGTACTGA